One region of Gossypium raimondii isolate GPD5lz chromosome 6, ASM2569854v1, whole genome shotgun sequence genomic DNA includes:
- the LOC105771513 gene encoding ethylene-responsive transcription factor ERF003, whose protein sequence is MSLFHLSLDSPTSLFLLFSYSSFVLFLSGLFTNTLLLEHSLKLFLVETTMGRPQQRYRGVRQRHWGSWVSEIRHPVLKTRIWLGTFETAEDAATAYDEAARLMCGAKARTNFPYNPNDPTSSSKLLSATLAAKLHKCHMAALQLAKTNAAKESYSAQCHPLTPTHGITGNNAETGYRRQPEIKWEAEENPVGSEQQFIPLEDDDIDQMIEELLDYGSIELCSSSST, encoded by the exons atGAGCCTCTTCCATTTAAGCCTTGACTCACCCacttctctgtttcttttattttcttattcttcGTTTGTTCTCTTTCTCTCAGGCCTTTTCACAAACACATTGTTACTCGAGCATTCATTGAAGCTTTTCCTTGTAGAAACCACCATGGGAAGACCTCAGCAACGATACCGTGGTGTTCGTCAAAGACATTGGGGCTCTTGGGTCTCTGAAATTCGACACCCCGTCTT GAAGACTAGAATATGGCTAGGCACATTTGAAACAGCAGAGGATGCTGCAACAGCATATGATGAGGCAGCAAGGTTAATGTGTGGGGCAAAAGCTCGAACCAATTTCCCATACAATCCTAATGATCCTACTTCTTCATCAAAGCTTCTCTCAGCTACCTTGGCAGCTAAGTTACATAAATGTCATATGGCAGCACTTCAACTAGCTAAAACAAATGCAGCAAAAGAGTCATATTCAGCACAATGTCACCCTTTAACTCCCACCCATGGCATTACCGGAAACAATGCGGAAACGGGTTATCGCCGGCAACCGGAGATCAAATGGGAAGCGGAAGAAAATCCAGTGGGGAGCGAACAACAGTTCATCCCACTAGAAGATGATGATATAGACCAAATGATAGAGGAGTTGCTTGATTATGGATCTATTGAACTTTGTTCTAGTAGTTCTACTTAA
- the LOC105774453 gene encoding probable receptor-like protein kinase At1g80640 isoform X1 → MNLLCPLLLPMWQCFLSLLSLVNLARTTPVSTVSSFSSQMEAVSPGMAVIKVVHHQDLNKRILVTLIVASTLLCGVLLFLLYFWICRHKIMKNSNGEAKRNLEPTKTISLSPIADQFNSLPMACKKGSVAVIEYRLLEAATNNFRESNVLGEGGRGRVYKACFDGKFLAVVKKLDGGGHNVEREFENEVDWLIKIQHQNIVSLLGYCIHGESKLLVYEMMQNGSLESQLHGLTRGSALTWQLRMKIAIDVARALEYLHEHCNPPVIHRDIKSSNILLDSDFNAKLSDFGLAVVTGSQNKNVKLSGTLGYVAPEYLLEGKLTDKSDVYAFGIVLLELLVRKKPLEQMSPSRCQSLVTWAMPQLTNRSELPNIVDPVIRDTMDLKNLYQVAAVAVLCIQPEPSYRPLITDVLHSLIPLVPMELRGSLRVT, encoded by the exons ATGAATCTTCTCTGTCCGTTATTACTTCCCATGTGGCAATGTTTCTTGTCTTTGTTATCACTTGTAAATCTTGCTAGAACCACACCTGTCTCCActgtttcttccttttcttcacAAATGGAAGCTGTTTCTCCAG GAATGGCAGTGATTAAAGTAGTGCACCATCAAGATTTGAACAAGAGAATCCTTGTTACTCTAATTGTTGCTTCCACTCTCCTTTGTGGGGTATTGCtctttttgttatatttctGGATTTGTAGACACAAAATCATGAAGAATTCCAATGGGGAAGCCAAACGAAATCTGG AACCTACAAAAACAATTTCGTTGAGTCCAATTGCGGATCAGTTTAATTCATTACCAATGGCTTGCAAAAAGGGTTCAGTAGCTGTTATTGAGTATCGGTTATTGGAAGCTGCGACGAACAATTTCCGGGAAAGTAATGTTTTGGGTGAAGGCGGTCGTGGACGTGTTTATAAAgcttgttttgatgggaaattcCTTGCTGTTGTGAAGAAATTAGATGGTGGAGGACATAATGTTGAAAGAGAATTCGAG AATGAGGTCGATTGGTTGATCAAAATCCAGCATCAGAATATAGTTTCACTATTGGGATATTGTATCCATGGTGAATCAAAGTTACTTGTTTATGAAATGATGCAAAATGGTTCTTTGGAGAGTCAATTACATG GACTGACTCGAGGATCAGCTTTAACTTGGCAACTACGGATGAAAATCGCAATCGATGTTGCAAG AGCATTAGAATATCTTCACGAGCACTGTAATCCACCAGTTATTCATCGAGATATTAAGTCATCTAACATTCTTCTGGACTCCGATTTCAATGCTAAG CTGTCGGATTTTGGCCTTGCTGTGGTTACTGGATCTCAAAACAAAAACGTAAAGTTGTCAGGAACGTTGGGGTATGTAGCTCCAGAGTACCTCTTAGAAG GCAAATTGACTGATAAAAGTGACGTATATGCTTTCGGAATTGTCCTTCTAGAGCTGCTAGTCCGAAAGAAACCGCTAGAGCAAATGTCACCATCTCGGTGCCAATCGCTCGTCACTTGG GCGATGCCCCAACTTACCAACAGATCGGAACTTCCGAATATAGTGGATCCAGTAATAAGAGACACAATGGATTTAAAGAACCTATATCAG GTCGCTGCTGTTGCTGTGCTGTGCATACAACCCGAACCGAGTTATCGGCCATTGATAACTGATGTCCTGCATTCTCTCATCCCTCTTGTGCCTATGGAACTCAGAGGTTCGTTAAGAGTTACATAA
- the LOC105774453 gene encoding probable receptor-like protein kinase At1g80640 isoform X2, producing MNLLCPLLLPMWQCFLSLLSLVNLARTTPVSTVSSFSSQMEAVSPGMAVIKVVHHQDLNKRILVTLIVASTLLCGVLLFLLYFWICRHKIMKNSNGEAKRNLEPTKTISLSPIADQFNSLPMACKKGSVAVIEYRLLEAATNNFRESNVLGEGGRGRVYKACFDGKFLAVVKKLDGGGHNVEREFENEVDWLIKIQHQNIVSLLGYCIHGESKLLVYEMMQNGSLESQLHGLTRGSALTWQLRMKIAIDVARALEYLHEHCNPPVIHRDIKSSNILLDSDFNAKLSDFGLAVVTGSQNKNVKLSGTLGYVAPEYLLEELLVRKKPLEQMSPSRCQSLVTWAMPQLTNRSELPNIVDPVIRDTMDLKNLYQVAAVAVLCIQPEPSYRPLITDVLHSLIPLVPMELRGSLRVT from the exons ATGAATCTTCTCTGTCCGTTATTACTTCCCATGTGGCAATGTTTCTTGTCTTTGTTATCACTTGTAAATCTTGCTAGAACCACACCTGTCTCCActgtttcttccttttcttcacAAATGGAAGCTGTTTCTCCAG GAATGGCAGTGATTAAAGTAGTGCACCATCAAGATTTGAACAAGAGAATCCTTGTTACTCTAATTGTTGCTTCCACTCTCCTTTGTGGGGTATTGCtctttttgttatatttctGGATTTGTAGACACAAAATCATGAAGAATTCCAATGGGGAAGCCAAACGAAATCTGG AACCTACAAAAACAATTTCGTTGAGTCCAATTGCGGATCAGTTTAATTCATTACCAATGGCTTGCAAAAAGGGTTCAGTAGCTGTTATTGAGTATCGGTTATTGGAAGCTGCGACGAACAATTTCCGGGAAAGTAATGTTTTGGGTGAAGGCGGTCGTGGACGTGTTTATAAAgcttgttttgatgggaaattcCTTGCTGTTGTGAAGAAATTAGATGGTGGAGGACATAATGTTGAAAGAGAATTCGAG AATGAGGTCGATTGGTTGATCAAAATCCAGCATCAGAATATAGTTTCACTATTGGGATATTGTATCCATGGTGAATCAAAGTTACTTGTTTATGAAATGATGCAAAATGGTTCTTTGGAGAGTCAATTACATG GACTGACTCGAGGATCAGCTTTAACTTGGCAACTACGGATGAAAATCGCAATCGATGTTGCAAG AGCATTAGAATATCTTCACGAGCACTGTAATCCACCAGTTATTCATCGAGATATTAAGTCATCTAACATTCTTCTGGACTCCGATTTCAATGCTAAG CTGTCGGATTTTGGCCTTGCTGTGGTTACTGGATCTCAAAACAAAAACGTAAAGTTGTCAGGAACGTTGGGGTATGTAGCTCCAGAGTACCTCTTAGAAG AGCTGCTAGTCCGAAAGAAACCGCTAGAGCAAATGTCACCATCTCGGTGCCAATCGCTCGTCACTTGG GCGATGCCCCAACTTACCAACAGATCGGAACTTCCGAATATAGTGGATCCAGTAATAAGAGACACAATGGATTTAAAGAACCTATATCAG GTCGCTGCTGTTGCTGTGCTGTGCATACAACCCGAACCGAGTTATCGGCCATTGATAACTGATGTCCTGCATTCTCTCATCCCTCTTGTGCCTATGGAACTCAGAGGTTCGTTAAGAGTTACATAA